One window of Gemmatimonadales bacterium genomic DNA carries:
- a CDS encoding discoidin domain-containing protein, translated as MFARHPSLRLALALGLAACSRGGAPILDARALLERQALGNRDWDWFAANIPAFESPDSAIDATYYYRWDLLTRHLTYGAPASGYSFTEFLDRPFWSGAYGAISCPLGHQLYEARWLANRRYAQDYARYWFETPGAQPRSYSNWYGDAVWALFLVQPDTAFLRAMLPHMRAQVAGWDAEHWDPAHRLYHWAGMHDGMELNIDSRQTADVFSGADGYRPTLNSYVFADERAIARASALLGDSGVAREFAARAADLRRRVEDRLWDPARSFFFEEFAHDEKGGIRAGTRTWESGPRAGDPHGREEIGFVPWQFDLPDSGYESAWRFLMDSSFFFSARGPTTAERHDPLFYVSPQCCWWSGNEWPYATTQTLVAMANLLDDYHQAVVTKADYFRLFTTYTLDQRWHGRPYIAESADPDNGSWEGANSFYHSEHYFHSGYVDLVITGLVGLRPRADDTLEVRPLAPDAWPYFALDAVAYHGHRVAVIWDRDGSRYHRGRGLLLFVDGRRVAAAPRLGRLAAPLGPGRPLPAVERPVNLAVNNDGTPYPRLTASFSAPTTPPFYANDGNYWYDAAPANRWTPAGSGNTSDWIVLDFGIARPVDRLALYFVDDGGAVRAPLRYDVEQWRGSRWVRIAGQQRTPARATGHRANVVEFRRIRTPRIRLVLTHRPGATSGLTELEAWAHVPLPLPAPTAPVHDLAYNPTGRGFPRASASFTSRFDSVAEVNDGRIAFTRASHNRWTAYGSPHRSDWVEIAFGARRTVRAVDLYLWGDSGGVKAPRRYTVQYWDGRGWSDARVRMQTPARPETWALNTVLIAPVETEKIRVVFEHDLPAVAGVTELMVRDTLP; from the coding sequence CCCTGCGGCTCGCTCTCGCACTCGGACTCGCGGCCTGCTCGCGCGGCGGCGCGCCGATCCTCGATGCGAGGGCGCTGCTCGAGCGTCAGGCCCTGGGCAACCGGGACTGGGACTGGTTCGCGGCCAACATCCCGGCGTTCGAGTCGCCCGACTCCGCGATCGACGCGACGTACTACTACCGCTGGGACCTCCTGACCCGGCACCTCACCTACGGCGCCCCTGCCTCCGGCTACAGCTTCACGGAGTTTCTCGACCGGCCCTTCTGGTCGGGGGCCTACGGCGCGATCAGCTGCCCGTTGGGGCATCAACTCTACGAGGCGCGCTGGCTCGCGAACCGGCGCTACGCGCAGGACTACGCCCGCTACTGGTTCGAGACGCCGGGAGCGCAGCCGCGAAGCTACAGCAACTGGTACGGCGACGCGGTGTGGGCGCTGTTCCTGGTTCAGCCCGACACCGCATTCCTGCGCGCGATGCTGCCGCACATGCGCGCCCAGGTGGCCGGATGGGATGCGGAGCACTGGGATCCGGCGCACCGCCTCTACCACTGGGCGGGCATGCACGACGGGATGGAGCTCAACATCGACAGCCGGCAGACCGCGGACGTCTTCTCGGGCGCGGACGGCTACCGGCCCACGCTGAACAGTTACGTCTTCGCCGACGAGCGGGCCATCGCGCGTGCGTCGGCCTTGCTCGGCGACAGCGGCGTGGCGCGCGAGTTCGCTGCGCGGGCCGCAGACCTCAGGCGCCGGGTCGAGGACCGGCTGTGGGACCCCGCGCGGTCCTTCTTCTTCGAGGAGTTCGCGCACGACGAGAAGGGCGGCATCCGCGCCGGCACCCGGACCTGGGAGTCGGGCCCGCGGGCGGGGGACCCGCACGGCCGAGAGGAGATCGGGTTCGTCCCCTGGCAGTTCGACCTGCCGGACTCCGGCTACGAGTCGGCGTGGCGCTTCCTGATGGACAGCTCGTTCTTCTTCTCGGCGCGGGGGCCCACCACGGCGGAGCGCCACGACCCGCTGTTCTACGTATCGCCGCAGTGCTGCTGGTGGAGCGGGAACGAGTGGCCGTACGCGACCACCCAGACGCTGGTCGCGATGGCCAATCTGCTGGACGACTACCACCAGGCCGTCGTCACCAAGGCCGACTACTTCCGCCTCTTCACGACCTACACGCTGGACCAGCGCTGGCACGGCCGGCCGTACATCGCCGAATCGGCCGACCCGGACAACGGCTCATGGGAGGGCGCCAACTCGTTCTACCACAGCGAGCACTACTTCCACTCCGGGTACGTGGACCTGGTGATCACGGGGCTGGTGGGTCTGCGGCCGCGCGCCGACGACACGCTCGAGGTCCGGCCGCTCGCGCCCGACGCGTGGCCCTACTTCGCGCTCGACGCCGTCGCCTATCACGGGCACCGCGTGGCCGTGATCTGGGACCGGGACGGCAGCCGCTACCACCGCGGGCGCGGCCTGCTGCTGTTCGTGGACGGCCGGCGCGTAGCCGCCGCGCCGCGCCTGGGGCGCCTCGCGGCACCGCTGGGACCGGGACGGCCACTTCCGGCGGTGGAACGACCGGTCAACCTGGCCGTGAACAACGACGGCACGCCGTACCCGCGACTCACGGCCTCCTTCAGCGCGCCCACCACGCCGCCGTTCTACGCCAACGACGGCAACTACTGGTACGACGCGGCGCCGGCCAACCGCTGGACCCCGGCCGGTTCCGGCAACACGAGCGACTGGATCGTCCTCGACTTCGGGATCGCGCGACCGGTGGATCGCCTCGCGCTGTACTTCGTGGACGACGGCGGCGCCGTGCGCGCGCCACTCCGCTACGACGTCGAGCAGTGGCGGGGATCACGATGGGTGCGGATTGCCGGCCAGCAGCGCACCCCCGCGCGGGCCACAGGCCACCGCGCCAACGTGGTGGAGTTTCGGCGGATCCGGACGCCGCGCATCCGGCTGGTGCTCACCCATCGGCCCGGGGCGACGAGCGGCCTCACGGAGCTGGAGGCGTGGGCCCACGTGCCGTTGCCCCTGCCGGCGCCGACGGCGCCGGTGCACGACCTCGCGTACAACCCGACCGGCCGCGGCTTCCCTCGCGCGTCGGCGTCCTTCACGTCGCGCTTCGACAGCGTCGCCGAGGTGAACGACGGCCGGATCGCCTTCACCCGCGCGTCCCACAATCGCTGGACGGCGTACGGGTCGCCGCACCGGAGCGACTGGGTCGAGATCGCCTTCGGCGCGCGACGCACGGTGCGGGCGGTGGACCTCTACCTGTGGGGCGACAGCGGCGGCGTGAAGGCGCCGCGGCGCTATACGGTGCAGTATTGGGATGGGCGCGGCTGGTCGGATGCCCGCGTGAGGATGCAGACGCCGGCCCGCCCCGAGACCTGGGCGCTCAACACGGTCCTGATCGCGCCCGTCGAGACCGAGAAGATCCGCGTCGTGTTCGAGCACGATCTGCCGGCAGTTGCCGGCGTCACCGAGCTGATGGTCCGGGACACCCTGCCATGA